The Streptomyces sp. NBC_00440 genome contains a region encoding:
- a CDS encoding DUF6286 domain-containing protein, translating into MNEADDSTRRLPVMEKTPAEPSGPGSATAYAPVPGSGGRARRFWSGRRTPAALLALVVLAAAGVLLYDVSAVRAGRPAMHWRRVVADDLATRPLDSIWIKVCAGVVMAIGLWLIILSLTPGLRSLLTMRRDSPQIKAALEREAAALVLRDRAMEVPGVQSVRIRMKRSKVRVRARSHFRELDDVRADLDSAMATGINGLGLASRPRLSVHVSRPAKKG; encoded by the coding sequence ATGAACGAGGCGGACGACAGCACGCGGCGGCTTCCCGTCATGGAGAAGACCCCGGCCGAGCCCAGCGGTCCCGGCTCCGCCACGGCGTACGCACCGGTGCCCGGGTCGGGTGGCCGGGCGAGGCGATTCTGGTCGGGGCGCAGGACACCGGCGGCGCTGCTCGCGCTCGTGGTGCTCGCGGCGGCCGGCGTGCTGCTGTACGACGTGTCGGCGGTCCGGGCCGGGCGGCCCGCGATGCACTGGCGCCGTGTGGTCGCCGACGATCTGGCGACGCGCCCCCTGGACAGCATCTGGATCAAGGTCTGCGCCGGTGTCGTGATGGCCATCGGCCTCTGGCTGATCATCCTGTCGCTCACCCCGGGCCTGCGCTCGCTGCTGACGATGCGGCGCGACAGCCCGCAGATCAAGGCAGCGCTCGAACGGGAAGCGGCGGCGCTGGTGCTGCGGGACCGGGCCATGGAGGTGCCCGGTGTGCAGTCCGTGCGCATCCGGATGAAGCGCTCCAAGGTCAGAGTGCGCGCCCGCTCGCACTTCCGCGAACTCGACGACGTACGGGCCGACCTGGACAGCGCGATGGCGACGGGGATCAACGGCCTGGGGCTCGCGTCGCGGCCGCGGCTCTCCGTACACGTCAGCCGTCCGGCCAAGAAGGGGTGA
- a CDS encoding SDR family oxidoreductase codes for MDLGLKDRVYVVTGATRGLGFASARELAADGAKVIITGRDADTARAAAAELGPGVIGVAADNSDPAVAERLIATAREHFGRFDGILISVGGPAAGSAADNTDEQWRTAFEAVFLGAVRLARTAAAELSDGGVIGLVLSGSVHEPIGGLTISNGLRPGLAGFAKSLADEVGPRGIRVVGLLPGRIDTDRVRHLDTLGGDPEAARTRSEAGIPLRRYGRPEEFGRAAAFVLSPGASYLTGVMLPVDGGSRRGF; via the coding sequence ATGGATCTTGGACTGAAGGACCGCGTCTACGTCGTCACCGGGGCCACCAGGGGGCTGGGGTTCGCCTCCGCACGTGAGCTGGCGGCCGACGGGGCGAAGGTGATCATCACCGGGCGCGACGCGGATACGGCGCGAGCGGCGGCGGCCGAGCTCGGTCCCGGTGTGATCGGGGTGGCGGCCGACAACAGCGACCCCGCGGTCGCCGAGCGGCTGATCGCCACCGCGCGGGAGCACTTCGGCCGCTTCGACGGCATCCTGATCAGCGTCGGCGGCCCGGCCGCAGGCTCCGCGGCCGACAACACCGACGAACAGTGGCGGACGGCCTTCGAGGCCGTCTTCCTGGGCGCGGTGCGGCTCGCCCGCACCGCCGCGGCCGAGCTGTCCGACGGCGGCGTGATCGGCCTGGTGCTCTCCGGCTCGGTGCACGAGCCCATCGGCGGCCTGACGATCTCCAACGGGCTCCGCCCCGGTCTGGCCGGTTTCGCCAAGTCGCTCGCCGACGAGGTGGGTCCGCGCGGGATCCGGGTGGTCGGGCTGCTGCCAGGCCGCATCGACACGGACCGGGTGCGGCACCTCGACACGCTCGGCGGTGACCCGGAGGCGGCGCGCACGAGGAGCGAGGCGGGGATTCCGCTGCGGCGCTACGGGCGGCCGGAGGAGTTCGGCAGGGCCGCCGCGTTCGTGCTGTCGCCGGGGGCCTCGTACCTCACCGGGGTCATGCTGCCGGTCGACGGCGGTTCCCGGCGCGGATTCTGA
- a CDS encoding Asp23/Gls24 family envelope stress response protein — protein sequence MSETPQQNQSDTSGKGPARPDVTKRGGGAPGSRGRTTIADGVVEKIAGLAARDVPGVHAMGSGISRTFGAVRDRVPGGGTKSVSRGVKAEVGEVQTALDLEIVVEYGVSISEVARDVRENVISAVERMTGLEVVEVNIAVSDVKLPDEEDDEEPESRLQ from the coding sequence ATGAGTGAGACCCCGCAGCAGAACCAGTCCGACACCTCTGGCAAGGGGCCCGCCAGGCCCGATGTGACCAAGCGCGGCGGCGGCGCCCCCGGATCCCGCGGCCGTACCACCATCGCGGACGGCGTGGTCGAGAAGATCGCCGGTCTCGCGGCGCGCGACGTGCCCGGCGTGCACGCGATGGGCAGCGGGATCTCCCGTACGTTCGGTGCGGTGCGCGACCGGGTGCCCGGCGGCGGCACCAAGTCCGTGTCGCGCGGGGTGAAGGCCGAGGTCGGTGAGGTCCAGACGGCTCTCGATCTGGAGATCGTCGTCGAGTACGGCGTGTCGATCTCGGAGGTCGCACGCGATGTGCGGGAGAACGTCATCTCGGCCGTGGAGCGCATGACGGGACTTGAGGTCGTCGAGGTCAATATCGCGGTCAGCGATGTGAAGCTGCCCGACGAGGAAGACGACGAAGAGCCGGAGTCCCGACTTCAGTAA
- a CDS encoding DEDDh family exonuclease — MTMLDDRQTAATAWPAAYPQGYAVVDVETTGLARDDRIISAAVYRLDARGDVEDHWYTLVNPERDPGPVWIHGLTSDVLAGAPLFPEIAAEFAERLDGRVLVAHNAIFDWQMIAREYARAQRTPPVRQRLCTIALSKELALPLPNHKLESLAAHFGVVQEHAHHALDDARVLAEAFRPSLHAAARDGVRLPLLECRPLTEWSDAPAAPRVGYQASYRQSSWRPARKRPACPYPNPGRYEPGKPLAQGMRVAFSGDTSVDRELLEDRAAEAGLHVATSLSRLTSLLVTNDPDSATSKTVKAKSFGTPVIDEAAFTQLLRDVAPAPADG, encoded by the coding sequence GTGACCATGCTCGACGACCGCCAGACAGCAGCGACAGCGTGGCCGGCCGCGTACCCGCAGGGGTACGCGGTCGTCGACGTGGAGACCACCGGCCTCGCACGCGACGACCGGATAATCTCCGCTGCCGTCTACCGGCTGGACGCCCGGGGCGATGTCGAGGACCACTGGTACACGCTGGTGAATCCGGAGCGGGACCCCGGGCCCGTCTGGATCCACGGTCTGACCAGTGATGTCCTGGCGGGCGCCCCGCTCTTCCCGGAGATCGCGGCGGAGTTCGCCGAACGGCTCGACGGGCGCGTGCTGGTGGCGCACAACGCGATCTTCGACTGGCAGATGATCGCCAGGGAGTACGCCCGCGCGCAGCGCACCCCTCCGGTCCGCCAGCGGCTGTGCACCATCGCGCTCTCCAAGGAGCTCGCCCTGCCGCTGCCCAACCACAAGCTGGAGTCGCTCGCCGCGCACTTCGGCGTCGTACAGGAGCACGCCCACCACGCGCTCGACGACGCCCGGGTGCTGGCCGAGGCGTTCCGCCCGAGTCTGCACGCGGCGGCCAGGGACGGGGTGCGGCTGCCGCTCCTGGAGTGCCGGCCGCTCACCGAGTGGTCGGACGCACCGGCCGCGCCGCGCGTCGGCTACCAGGCCTCGTACCGGCAGAGCAGCTGGCGCCCGGCCAGGAAGCGGCCCGCCTGCCCCTACCCGAATCCGGGGCGGTACGAGCCGGGGAAGCCGCTGGCGCAGGGGATGCGGGTGGCGTTCTCCGGTGACACATCGGTCGACCGCGAGCTGCTGGAGGACCGGGCAGCCGAAGCCGGGCTGCATGTGGCGACGAGCCTCTCCCGGCTGACCAGCCTGCTCGTCACCAACGACCCGGACTCCGCCACGTCCAAGACGGTCAAGGCCAAGTCCTTCGGCACTCCAGTCATCGACGAGGCCGCCTTCACCCAGCTGCTGCGCGACGTCGCCCCGGCCCCGGCAGACGGGTGA
- a CDS encoding sterol desaturase family protein, translating into MPNLPDVVLWSIPAFVLLTVVEMASYRFHPDEDSAGYETRDAVTSIGMGLGSLVFDFLWKIPIVAIYTAVYELTPLRVPVLWWTVPLMLLGQDFFYYWSHRGHHVVRILWACHVVHHSSRKFNLTTALRQPWTSLTVWPFYVPLIAIGVHPAALAFCSSANLVYQFWVHTERVGKLPRPFEYLLNTPSHHRVHHASQGGYLDRNFGGILIVWDRLFGSFTPETVRPVFGLTKNIETYNPLRVATHEYAAIARDLRAAESWRERAGRVFGGPGWQPAPVTGAAAPQPVEPAAAAPAAAPAVRETPSERIA; encoded by the coding sequence ATGCCGAACCTGCCCGATGTCGTGCTGTGGTCCATACCGGCGTTCGTCCTGCTCACCGTCGTGGAGATGGCGAGCTACCGGTTCCATCCCGACGAGGACTCCGCGGGGTACGAGACCAGGGATGCCGTCACCAGCATCGGTATGGGTCTCGGCAGCCTGGTCTTCGACTTCCTGTGGAAGATCCCGATCGTCGCGATCTACACCGCCGTCTACGAACTGACCCCGCTGCGCGTCCCCGTCCTGTGGTGGACCGTCCCCCTGATGCTGCTCGGCCAGGACTTCTTCTACTACTGGTCGCACCGCGGCCACCATGTCGTCCGCATCCTGTGGGCCTGCCACGTCGTGCACCACTCCAGCCGCAAGTTCAACCTCACGACCGCGCTGCGCCAGCCCTGGACGTCGCTGACCGTCTGGCCGTTCTACGTCCCGCTGATCGCCATCGGCGTGCATCCGGCCGCGCTCGCCTTCTGCTCGTCGGCCAACCTCGTCTACCAGTTCTGGGTGCACACCGAGCGGGTCGGCAAGCTGCCGCGTCCCTTCGAGTACCTGCTCAACACGCCCTCCCACCACCGGGTGCACCACGCCTCCCAGGGCGGCTACCTGGACCGCAACTTCGGCGGGATCCTCATCGTCTGGGACCGGCTGTTCGGGTCCTTCACCCCGGAGACCGTGCGGCCCGTCTTCGGGCTGACCAAGAACATCGAGACCTACAACCCGCTGCGGGTCGCGACCCACGAGTACGCGGCGATCGCCCGGGACCTGCGGGCCGCGGAGAGCTGGCGCGAACGGGCGGGGCGGGTCTTCGGCGGACCGGGCTGGCAGCCGGCGCCGGTGACGGGGGCCGCCGCCCCGCAGCCGGTGGAACCCGCCGCCGCTGCCCCCGCCGCCGCTCCCGCCGTCCGGGAGACCCCCTCCGAGCGGATCGCGTGA
- a CDS encoding glycoside hydrolase family 15 protein: protein MTQRIEDYALIGDLQTAALVGRDGSIDWLCLPRFDSAACFASLLGDDENGHWRIAPAGAGNCTRRSYRGESLVLESVWETATGTVKITDFMPQRDTAPDIMRIVEGVTGEVEMAGTLRLRFDYGSVIPWMRRSDGHRVAVAGPDSVWLRSEPEVRTWGHQFSTCSSFTVAAGEKVAFVLTWHPSEEPRPPLVDPHEALADALEDWHEWSARCRYQGPYREAVIRSLISLKALTFAPTGGIVAAPTTSLPEEIGGVRNWDYRFCWLRDSTLTLGALLACGYLEEAAAWRDWLLRAVAGAPGDLQIMYGLAGERRLPETELEWLRGHEGSAPVRTGNGAVTQLQLDVYGEVIDSLYLARTSGLADEPHAWRLQLALLGFLESRWREPDEGLWEVRGPRRHFVHSKVMAWVAADRAVRTLEAEPKLHGDVERWRRMRDEVHQEVCEKGFDKERNTFTQSYGCSDLDAATLLIPQVGFLPPDDPRVIGTVDAVRRELCHDGLVRRYSMAGPAVDGLPGGEGTFLVCSFWLADALRLTGRVKEAEALLEKLLSLRNDVGLLAEEYDPVAGRQLGNFPQAFSHIGLVNTALGLARALGAPEEDAG from the coding sequence GTGACCCAACGTATCGAGGACTACGCCCTCATCGGCGATCTGCAGACCGCGGCCCTGGTCGGCAGGGACGGCTCCATCGACTGGCTGTGCCTGCCCCGCTTCGACTCGGCGGCGTGCTTCGCCTCGCTGCTCGGCGACGACGAGAACGGCCACTGGCGCATCGCCCCGGCCGGAGCCGGCAACTGCACCAGGCGGAGCTACCGGGGCGAGTCGCTCGTCCTGGAATCGGTCTGGGAGACGGCGACCGGCACGGTCAAAATCACCGACTTCATGCCGCAGCGTGACACCGCCCCGGACATCATGCGGATCGTCGAAGGTGTCACCGGCGAGGTGGAGATGGCGGGAACGCTGCGCCTGCGCTTCGACTACGGCTCGGTCATCCCGTGGATGCGCCGCTCGGACGGGCACCGGGTCGCGGTGGCGGGCCCGGACTCGGTGTGGCTGCGCAGCGAGCCGGAGGTGCGGACCTGGGGCCACCAGTTCTCCACCTGCTCGTCGTTCACGGTCGCCGCGGGCGAGAAGGTGGCGTTCGTGCTCACCTGGCACCCCTCGGAGGAACCGCGCCCTCCGCTGGTGGACCCGCACGAGGCACTGGCCGACGCCCTGGAGGACTGGCACGAGTGGTCGGCGCGCTGCCGGTACCAGGGCCCCTACCGCGAGGCCGTGATCCGCTCGCTGATCAGCCTGAAGGCGCTCACCTTCGCCCCGACCGGCGGCATCGTCGCGGCCCCCACCACCTCCCTCCCGGAGGAGATCGGGGGCGTACGCAACTGGGACTACCGGTTCTGCTGGCTGCGCGACTCCACGCTCACCCTCGGCGCGCTGCTGGCCTGCGGCTATCTGGAAGAGGCCGCCGCATGGCGCGACTGGCTGCTGCGCGCGGTCGCGGGCGCCCCCGGTGATCTGCAGATCATGTACGGGCTCGCGGGCGAGCGGCGGCTGCCCGAGACGGAGCTGGAGTGGCTGCGCGGCCACGAGGGGTCCGCTCCGGTGCGCACCGGGAACGGAGCCGTGACCCAGCTTCAGCTCGACGTGTACGGCGAGGTCATCGACTCGCTCTATCTGGCCCGTACGTCGGGTCTTGCCGATGAGCCGCACGCCTGGAGGCTCCAGCTGGCCCTGCTCGGCTTCCTGGAGTCGCGCTGGCGCGAGCCGGACGAGGGCCTGTGGGAAGTACGCGGGCCGCGCCGCCACTTCGTGCACTCGAAGGTGATGGCGTGGGTGGCCGCCGACCGCGCCGTACGCACCCTGGAGGCCGAGCCGAAGCTGCACGGGGACGTGGAGCGGTGGCGGCGGATGCGCGACGAGGTGCACCAGGAGGTGTGCGAGAAGGGCTTCGACAAGGAGCGCAACACCTTCACCCAGTCGTACGGCTGCTCCGATCTGGACGCGGCGACGCTGCTCATCCCCCAGGTCGGCTTCCTGCCGCCGGACGATCCGCGGGTGATCGGTACGGTCGACGCCGTACGCCGGGAGCTGTGCCACGACGGCCTGGTGCGCCGCTACAGCATGGCGGGGCCGGCGGTGGACGGCCTGCCGGGCGGCGAGGGGACGTTCCTGGTCTGCTCGTTCTGGCTGGCCGACGCGCTGCGGCTGACCGGGCGGGTCAAGGAGGCCGAGGCGCTCCTCGAAAAGCTGCTGTCGCTCCGCAACGACGTCGGACTGCTGGCCGAGGAGTACGACCCGGTGGCCGGGCGCCAACTCGGCAACTTCCCGCAGGCGTTCAGCCACATCGGCCTGGTGAACACCGCTCTCGGGCTGGCCCGCGCGCTGGGGGCGCCCGAGGAGGATGCAGGATAG
- a CDS encoding Asp23/Gls24 family envelope stress response protein has product MTAQVAPAERGSTRIADRVVSKIAAQAAREAIGTVPAGGTAPHATVTVQDSRARVRVSLDLGYPSDIGAQCGAVRRRVAQRVESLAGMEVPEVAVQVEQLHSEQTRGSDRGRAR; this is encoded by the coding sequence ATGACCGCTCAGGTGGCGCCCGCGGAACGCGGTTCGACCCGCATCGCCGACCGGGTCGTGTCGAAGATCGCGGCGCAGGCGGCGCGTGAGGCGATCGGCACGGTGCCCGCCGGCGGAACGGCCCCGCACGCCACGGTCACCGTGCAGGACTCCCGTGCGCGGGTGCGGGTCAGTCTGGATCTCGGCTATCCGTCCGACATCGGCGCCCAGTGCGGTGCGGTCCGCCGCCGGGTGGCCCAGCGGGTCGAGTCGCTGGCGGGCATGGAGGTGCCCGAGGTGGCGGTGCAGGTCGAGCAGCTGCACTCCGAGCAGACCCGCGGCTCCGACCGGGGGAGGGCCCGATGA
- a CDS encoding VIT1/CCC1 transporter family protein, with product MTDSSHGEPHHSGLGARLNWLRAAVLGANDGVVSTAGIVVGVAGATDSRTALLTAGLSGLLAGSMSMAAGEYVSVSTQRDSEKAALAMERRELRETPDAELDELAGLLENKGLSAELAREAAVQLTERDALRAHAEVELGIDPDDLTSPWHAAGASFAAFTAGALLPLLAIVLPPAPVRLYITVLSVLAALAMAGWWSARSGAAPVRPAVARNMVGGALAMAVTYGAGALLGAAGV from the coding sequence ATGACGGACTCCTCCCACGGCGAACCCCACCACAGCGGCCTCGGAGCGCGCCTCAACTGGCTCCGGGCCGCGGTGCTCGGCGCCAACGACGGTGTCGTGTCGACCGCGGGCATCGTCGTCGGCGTCGCCGGTGCCACCGACTCGCGTACCGCACTGCTCACCGCCGGTCTCTCCGGACTGCTCGCCGGATCGATGTCGATGGCGGCGGGGGAGTACGTCTCCGTGTCCACCCAGCGCGACTCCGAGAAGGCCGCGCTGGCCATGGAGAGGCGCGAACTGCGCGAGACCCCGGACGCCGAACTCGACGAACTGGCGGGGCTCCTGGAGAACAAGGGGCTCTCGGCGGAACTGGCCCGCGAGGCCGCCGTGCAGCTCACGGAGCGGGACGCCCTGCGCGCCCACGCCGAGGTCGAGCTGGGCATCGACCCCGACGACCTCACCAGTCCCTGGCACGCCGCCGGCGCCAGCTTCGCCGCCTTCACCGCCGGTGCGCTGCTGCCGCTGCTGGCCATCGTGCTGCCGCCGGCCCCGGTCCGGTTGTACATCACGGTGCTCTCGGTCCTGGCGGCGCTGGCCATGGCGGGCTGGTGGAGCGCCCGGTCGGGCGCCGCTCCGGTGCGCCCCGCCGTGGCGCGGAACATGGTCGGGGGCGCGCTGGCCATGGCGGTGACCTACGGCGCCGGTGCGCTGCTGGGTGCGGCGGGAGTCTGA
- a CDS encoding lysoplasmalogenase, whose protein sequence is MTRERAARLLLFAYALAALTDLSALLVHGHTAQTLHAVAKPLLMPLLAAQVYARGAPRLLIAALLFGWGGDTLLLIDADPAFLTGMALFAAGHVCYLVLFGRGRTNPYLGAGYAVALAATAAVLLPALPAGLRIPVAGYSLLLTAMAYRASGLGLRAGLGGALFLVSDTLIATGIADLPQPPVPGFWVMATYLAAQSLLASGVLRSWGAPAPGYGGSRTSV, encoded by the coding sequence GTGACGCGGGAGCGGGCCGCGCGGCTGCTGCTGTTCGCCTACGCGCTCGCCGCCCTGACCGACCTCTCCGCGCTCCTCGTGCACGGGCACACCGCCCAGACCCTCCACGCCGTCGCCAAACCGCTGCTGATGCCGCTGCTCGCGGCCCAGGTGTACGCGCGGGGCGCGCCCCGGCTGCTGATCGCGGCGCTGCTGTTCGGCTGGGGCGGCGACACCCTGCTCCTGATCGACGCGGACCCGGCCTTCCTCACCGGGATGGCGCTGTTCGCCGCCGGGCACGTCTGCTACCTGGTGCTCTTCGGCCGCGGCCGGACGAACCCGTACCTCGGGGCGGGCTACGCGGTCGCGCTGGCCGCCACGGCCGCCGTGCTGCTGCCCGCCCTCCCGGCCGGGCTGCGGATCCCGGTGGCGGGCTACTCGCTGCTGCTCACCGCCATGGCGTACCGGGCGAGCGGACTCGGCCTGCGGGCCGGGCTGGGCGGGGCGCTCTTCCTGGTCTCCGACACGCTGATCGCCACGGGCATCGCGGACCTGCCGCAGCCGCCCGTACCCGGTTTCTGGGTCATGGCGACCTATCTGGCGGCCCAGTCCCTGCTGGCCTCCGGGGTGCTCCGGTCCTGGGGTGCGCCGGCTCCCGGGTACGGTGGCAGTCGTACATCTGTCTGA
- a CDS encoding SURF1 family cytochrome oxidase biogenesis protein: protein MYRFLLTRQWVILALVSIVLMPTMIKLGFWQLHRHEHKVAQNTLIGKNLKSRPVPVGDLTSPGHTVPYDQYWRQVTATGHFDNADEVVVRRRTSADGTVGYHVLTPFVLDDGKTVLINRGWVADNGSQLTLPKIPPAPKGRLTVAGRLMADETTGASGIKNEKGLPPHQVMLINSAEEAKALGRTVLGGYIEQTAPTPKGDSPQLIPAPEHSDIGPHMAYAVQWWLFTAGVPIGFVVLVRREKRERAAAASESTPEPVPTAA from the coding sequence GTGTACCGCTTCCTGTTGACACGGCAGTGGGTGATTCTCGCCCTTGTCTCCATCGTCCTGATGCCGACGATGATCAAGCTGGGCTTCTGGCAACTGCACCGCCATGAACACAAGGTTGCGCAGAACACACTCATCGGCAAGAACCTCAAGTCGAGACCCGTACCGGTCGGAGACCTCACCTCCCCCGGGCACACCGTGCCGTACGACCAGTACTGGCGCCAGGTGACGGCGACCGGCCACTTCGACAACGCGGACGAGGTCGTCGTACGGCGCAGGACCTCGGCCGACGGCACCGTCGGGTACCACGTCCTGACGCCCTTCGTCCTGGACGACGGCAAGACCGTACTCATCAACCGCGGCTGGGTCGCGGACAACGGCAGCCAGCTCACGCTCCCCAAGATCCCGCCCGCTCCCAAGGGCAGGCTCACGGTGGCCGGCCGGCTGATGGCCGACGAGACGACCGGGGCCAGCGGGATCAAGAACGAGAAGGGGCTGCCGCCCCACCAGGTGATGCTCATCAACAGCGCCGAAGAGGCGAAGGCGCTGGGCAGGACGGTGCTCGGCGGCTACATCGAGCAGACCGCGCCCACGCCCAAGGGCGACTCGCCCCAGCTGATCCCGGCACCCGAGCACTCGGACATCGGCCCGCACATGGCGTACGCCGTCCAGTGGTGGCTCTTCACCGCCGGAGTGCCCATCGGATTCGTGGTCCTCGTACGCCGTGAGAAGCGCGAACGGGCCGCGGCCGCCTCCGAGAGCACACCCGAACCGGTGCCCACGGCTGCTTAA